The proteins below are encoded in one region of Streptomyces sp. NBC_00490:
- a CDS encoding O-methyltransferase codes for MTANRQTSWAFADAYVAEDEVLRWARDRAREAGLRSVSPGAGAALRLLAASVDAKAVAEIGTGTGVSGIHLLHGMRPDGVLTTVDPEPEHQQFARQAFRASGFASNRARFIPGRALDVLPRLTDAGYDLVFCDGDRLEVMDYLAESLRLLRQGGLVVFEGVFAHGRTMDSGPQPTEVLRLRELLRAVRESQELVPSLLPVGDGLLCAVKR; via the coding sequence ATTACCGCCAACCGGCAGACGAGCTGGGCGTTCGCCGACGCCTACGTCGCCGAGGACGAAGTGCTGCGCTGGGCCCGTGACCGGGCCCGTGAAGCGGGCCTGCGCTCGGTGTCGCCCGGCGCGGGCGCAGCCCTGCGGTTGCTGGCGGCCTCCGTCGACGCGAAGGCGGTCGCCGAGATCGGCACCGGTACCGGTGTCTCCGGTATCCATCTGCTGCACGGCATGCGGCCGGACGGGGTGCTCACCACGGTCGACCCCGAGCCGGAGCACCAGCAGTTCGCCCGGCAGGCCTTCCGCGCCTCCGGGTTCGCCAGCAACCGGGCCCGCTTCATCCCGGGCCGTGCCCTGGACGTCCTGCCCCGCCTGACCGACGCCGGTTACGACCTCGTCTTCTGCGACGGTGACCGGCTGGAGGTCATGGACTACCTCGCTGAATCGTTGCGCCTGCTGCGGCAGGGGGGCCTGGTCGTCTTCGAGGGTGTCTTCGCGCACGGCCGGACGATGGACTCGGGTCCGCAGCCCACCGAGGTGCTGCGGCTGCGCGAACTGCTGCGCGCGGTGCGGGAGAGCCAGGAGCTGGTGCCGTCGCTGCTGCCGGTGGGCGACGGGCTGCTCTGCGCGGTCAAGCGCTGA
- a CDS encoding DNA-3-methyladenine glycosylase I has product MTDGAALAGPDGALRCPWALSTEDYVAYHDEEWGRPVHGDDALYERLSLEAFQSGLSWITILRRREGFRAAFAGFEIAKVALFTDTDRDRLLTDEGIIRNRAKIEATLANARVLADWAPGELDDLIWSHAPKTPGPAPKALGDVPAITPESTALSKALKKRGLRFVGPTTAYALMQACGLVDDHLATCVARQS; this is encoded by the coding sequence GTGACCGACGGCGCCGCCCTCGCCGGCCCGGACGGCGCCCTGCGCTGTCCCTGGGCGCTGTCCACCGAGGACTACGTCGCGTACCACGACGAGGAGTGGGGCCGCCCGGTCCACGGCGACGACGCCCTGTACGAGCGCCTGAGCCTGGAGGCCTTCCAGTCCGGCCTCTCCTGGATCACGATCCTGCGCCGCCGGGAAGGCTTCCGGGCGGCTTTCGCGGGCTTCGAGATCGCCAAGGTCGCCCTGTTCACGGACACCGACCGGGACCGCCTTCTCACCGACGAGGGCATCATCCGCAACAGGGCCAAGATCGAGGCGACGCTCGCCAACGCGCGCGTGCTGGCCGACTGGGCTCCGGGCGAACTCGACGACCTCATCTGGTCCCACGCCCCGAAGACACCGGGCCCGGCCCCCAAGGCGCTGGGGGACGTCCCGGCGATCACTCCCGAGTCGACGGCCCTCTCGAAGGCCCTGAAGAAGAGGGGCCTTCGCTTCGTCGGCCCGACCACGGCGTACGCGCTGATGCAGGCGTGCGGCCTGGTGGACGATCATCTGGCCACGTGCGTCGCCAGGCAGAGCTGA
- a CDS encoding anti-sigma factor family protein → MSGSRPNPAEGRFTEQHLGDRLAALVDGELGHETRERVLAHLATCARCKAEADAQRRLKNVFAEAAPPPPSESFLARLQGLPGGGDSDGGSPFGGGFGDGFSGRPGSAGVFGVKRGERFAFDYVPATPHASALNPSSGGFRIHDVSRHEAERSASRGMRFAFVVGGAVSLAAIALGGVATVAPTDTDARSGSGGSNVTPARTQGGTGTATPDSQRRRAVGPLFAQDQSRIDAPVAPTEVSAPLVPGTQAHEATLTAPVVAGAAAMSPLIRPLSATPPLTLTSWSTSADLTPRGLLAAPVPHVTSSPSGTAH, encoded by the coding sequence GTGAGTGGATCACGGCCCAATCCCGCCGAAGGGCGGTTTACTGAGCAGCACCTGGGAGACCGACTCGCCGCGCTGGTCGATGGCGAGCTCGGTCATGAGACGCGCGAGCGCGTCCTCGCCCACCTGGCCACCTGCGCCAGGTGCAAGGCCGAGGCCGACGCCCAGCGCCGACTGAAGAACGTCTTCGCGGAGGCCGCGCCCCCGCCTCCCTCCGAGAGCTTCCTGGCCCGCCTCCAGGGGCTGCCCGGCGGAGGTGACTCGGACGGCGGCTCGCCGTTCGGGGGAGGATTCGGCGACGGTTTCTCCGGAAGACCGGGCAGCGCCGGAGTCTTCGGCGTGAAGCGGGGCGAGCGTTTCGCGTTCGACTACGTCCCCGCGACGCCGCACGCCTCCGCGCTCAACCCCTCCAGCGGCGGTTTCCGCATCCATGACGTCAGCCGGCACGAGGCCGAGAGATCGGCGTCGCGCGGTATGCGGTTCGCGTTCGTCGTGGGCGGGGCGGTGTCGCTGGCCGCGATCGCCCTGGGCGGTGTCGCCACGGTCGCGCCGACCGACACCGACGCCCGTAGCGGCTCGGGCGGCAGCAATGTCACCCCGGCCCGCACACAGGGCGGCACGGGCACCGCGACACCCGACAGCCAGCGCCGTCGTGCGGTGGGTCCGCTGTTCGCCCAGGACCAGTCCCGGATCGACGCCCCGGTCGCCCCGACCGAGGTGTCCGCACCGCTGGTTCCCGGCACCCAGGCGCACGAGGCCACGCTGACGGCGCCCGTGGTGGCCGGCGCGGCCGCGATGTCCCCGTTGATACGTCCGCTCAGCGCGACCCCGCCGCTCACCCTGACCTCCTGGTCCACGTCCGCGGACCTCACCCCGCGGGGCCTGCTCGCCGCACCCGTCCCCCACGTGACCTCATCCCCCTCCGGCACCGCCCACTGA
- a CDS encoding sec-independent translocase, with the protein MFNDIGPLELMTLVVLAVLVFGPDKLPKVIQDVMRTIRKVREFSESAKQDIRSELGPEFKDFEFEDLNPKTFIRKQMDNDELGLKEIRNGFDIKKEMAEVTDAVHGRESESSSSSSGSSSGGRIDMTKKPDDDGKDDRPVFDADAT; encoded by the coding sequence GTGTTCAATGACATAGGACCGCTCGAGCTGATGACGCTCGTTGTCCTCGCCGTGCTCGTCTTCGGTCCGGACAAGCTCCCGAAGGTCATCCAGGACGTCATGCGCACCATCCGGAAGGTCCGGGAGTTCTCGGAGAGCGCCAAGCAGGACATCCGCTCGGAACTCGGTCCCGAGTTCAAGGACTTCGAGTTCGAGGACCTGAACCCCAAGACGTTCATCCGCAAGCAGATGGACAACGACGAGCTGGGGCTCAAGGAGATCCGCAACGGCTTCGACATCAAGAAGGAGATGGCCGAGGTCACCGACGCGGTCCACGGCCGTGAGTCGGAGTCGTCCTCGTCCTCCTCCGGGTCGTCGTCAGGCGGCCGGATCGACATGACCAAGAAGCCCGACGACGACGGCAAGGACGACCGCCCGGTCTTCGACGCGGACGCCACCTGA
- a CDS encoding trypsin-like peptidase domain-containing protein yields MNEGKPTKAKWWSRPRPQGPAGQAEGAPAAPGEYSVGTEGAPPVPGPTADGDYELKQPQQPAGTADDGGDFALRSPRDAVREDGSSVPVPVPEPVPEPEPGPEPGAEPQDRVPAGTQGDGDFELSLPLTPTAPAVGEGTADPSPKPLHDPDPYSTPPYGEPGPWAPAPPVQHPANTPSHGTAIPTPPQAHGTPAPTPSAPSYADAPSPAPYAETPSTPPPANPWRNYDPWAAVPLPTLLQQHGAAVLARDGRRKRARRVLVVCAVLIALVSGGVGGAVGAYLERNGGVGDVELPQADAEPAGRAPDSVAGIAARALPSVVTLHVSGAEEQGTGTGFVLDDRGHILTNNHVVEPAGADGDISVTFHSGDTAKATVVGRDSGYDLAVVKVTGVSGLQPMNLGNSDSVQVGDPVVAIGAPFDLEGTVTSGIISAKERPITAGGESGDGSDVSYVDALQTDAPINPGNSGGPLLDSKARVIGINSAIRSADDGSDSGGAQAGSIGLGFAIPINQGKRVAEELINTGKATHPVIGVTLDMDYSGDGARVGTKGNDGGPAVIAGGAGDKAGIKSGDVITEVDGQRIHSGEELIVKTRAHRPGDRLELTVERGGEELTISLVLGSSDGD; encoded by the coding sequence ATGAACGAGGGGAAGCCCACGAAGGCGAAGTGGTGGAGCCGACCGCGTCCGCAGGGCCCTGCGGGCCAGGCGGAGGGGGCTCCGGCCGCGCCGGGCGAGTACAGCGTGGGGACCGAGGGGGCACCTCCGGTGCCGGGTCCCACCGCCGACGGTGACTACGAGCTGAAGCAGCCTCAGCAGCCGGCCGGCACGGCCGATGACGGGGGCGACTTCGCGCTGAGGTCGCCGCGGGACGCCGTGCGCGAGGACGGTTCGTCCGTGCCCGTGCCCGTGCCCGAGCCCGTGCCCGAGCCCGAGCCCGGACCCGAGCCCGGGGCCGAGCCGCAGGACCGGGTCCCCGCAGGGACCCAGGGTGACGGTGACTTCGAGCTGAGCCTGCCCCTCACGCCCACCGCCCCGGCGGTGGGGGAGGGCACGGCGGACCCCTCTCCCAAGCCCCTGCACGACCCCGACCCCTACAGCACCCCGCCGTACGGCGAGCCCGGCCCCTGGGCCCCGGCCCCGCCGGTACAGCACCCGGCCAACACCCCGTCCCACGGCACGGCGATACCGACGCCCCCGCAGGCGCACGGCACCCCCGCGCCGACTCCCAGCGCCCCCTCCTACGCGGACGCACCCTCTCCGGCGCCCTACGCCGAGACCCCGTCCACCCCGCCCCCCGCCAACCCCTGGCGGAACTACGACCCCTGGGCCGCCGTCCCCCTCCCCACCTTGCTCCAGCAGCACGGCGCCGCCGTCCTCGCCAGGGACGGGCGCCGCAAGCGGGCCAGGAGGGTCCTCGTCGTCTGTGCCGTGCTGATCGCGCTGGTCTCCGGGGGCGTCGGCGGGGCCGTAGGGGCCTATCTGGAGCGCAATGGCGGTGTGGGGGACGTGGAGCTGCCGCAGGCCGATGCCGAGCCCGCAGGGCGGGCGCCGGACAGCGTGGCGGGGATCGCCGCACGGGCGCTGCCCAGCGTGGTGACCCTCCATGTGAGCGGCGCGGAGGAGCAGGGCACCGGCACCGGGTTCGTGCTCGACGACCGGGGCCACATCCTCACCAACAACCACGTCGTCGAGCCCGCCGGAGCCGACGGGGACATATCCGTCACCTTCCACAGCGGCGACACCGCCAAGGCCACCGTCGTCGGGCGGGACAGCGGCTACGACCTCGCCGTCGTGAAGGTCACCGGCGTCAGCGGACTCCAGCCCATGAACCTCGGCAACTCCGACAGCGTCCAGGTCGGCGACCCGGTCGTCGCCATCGGCGCCCCCTTCGACCTGGAGGGCACCGTCACCTCCGGGATCATCAGCGCCAAGGAGCGGCCCATCACGGCCGGCGGCGAGAGCGGCGACGGCAGCGACGTGTCCTACGTCGACGCCCTGCAGACCGACGCGCCCATCAACCCCGGCAACTCCGGCGGCCCCCTCCTCGACTCCAAGGCCCGGGTCATCGGCATCAACTCCGCCATCCGCTCCGCCGACGACGGCTCCGACTCCGGTGGCGCCCAGGCCGGCTCCATCGGCCTCGGCTTCGCCATCCCCATCAACCAGGGCAAGCGCGTCGCCGAAGAGCTGATCAACACCGGCAAGGCGACCCACCCGGTCATCGGCGTCACCCTCGACATGGACTACTCGGGCGACGGCGCCCGCGTCGGCACGAAGGGCAACGACGGCGGGCCCGCGGTCATCGCCGGCGGCGCCGGGGACAAGGCAGGCATCAAGTCGGGCGACGTCATCACCGAGGTCGACGGCCAGCGCATCCACTCCGGCGAGGAGCTGATCGTCAAGACCCGCGCCCACCGCCCGGGCGACCGGCTGGAGCTCACCGTGGAACGCGGCGGCGAGGAGCTGACCATCTCCCTGGTGCTCGGATCCTCGGACGGCGATTGA
- a CDS encoding DUF3117 domain-containing protein, which produces MAAMKPRTGDGPLEVTKEGRGIVMRVPLEGGGRLVVELTPDEADALGDALKKVVG; this is translated from the coding sequence ATGGCGGCCATGAAGCCGCGGACGGGCGATGGCCCGCTCGAGGTGACAAAGGAGGGGCGGGGCATTGTCATGCGCGTTCCGCTCGAAGGCGGCGGTCGGCTCGTCGTCGAGCTGACCCCGGATGAGGCCGACGCGCTCGGTGACGCCCTCAAGAAGGTCGTCGGCTGA
- a CDS encoding DUF1003 domain-containing protein — MAPERETGRERTPAGATAATRPRARLDQPRPPRRRLLPEWDPEAFGRLSERIARFLGTGRFIVWMTIVIIVWVLWNIFAPGDLKFDNYPFIFLTLMLSLQASYAAPLILLAQNRQDDRDRVNLEQDRKQNERSIADTEYLTREIAALRIGLGEVATRDWIRSELQDLMKELEERGDGHGVFPAERSPGRDVEDR, encoded by the coding sequence ATGGCTCCTGAGCGTGAGACGGGCCGCGAGCGCACCCCCGCGGGGGCCACCGCCGCCACGCGCCCTCGTGCCCGTCTGGACCAGCCCCGGCCGCCCCGGCGGCGTCTGCTGCCCGAGTGGGACCCGGAGGCCTTCGGACGGCTCTCGGAGCGCATCGCGCGCTTCCTCGGCACCGGGCGGTTCATCGTCTGGATGACGATCGTCATCATCGTGTGGGTGCTGTGGAACATCTTCGCGCCGGGCGACCTGAAGTTCGACAACTACCCCTTCATCTTCCTGACTCTGATGCTGTCCCTCCAGGCCTCCTACGCGGCCCCTCTGATCCTGCTCGCGCAGAACCGGCAGGACGATCGGGACCGGGTCAATCTTGAGCAGGACCGCAAGCAGAACGAGCGCTCGATCGCCGACACCGAGTATCTGACCCGCGAGATCGCCGCCCTGCGGATCGGCCTCGGCGAGGTCGCCACCCGGGACTGGATCCGCTCCGAGCTGCAGGACCTGATGAAGGAACTGGAGGAGCGGGGGGACGGCCACGGCGTATTCCCGGCAGAACGGTCGCCCGGACGTGACGTAGAAGACCGCTGA
- a CDS encoding enoyl-CoA hydratase/isomerase family protein, protein MADTVLYEVSDGLATITINRPEAMNALDIATKVALREAVESAAGDGAVRAVLLTSTGERAFCVGQDLKEHIGLLAEGSTKVMSTVAEHYNPIVRALTQMPKPVVAGVNGVAAGAGFGLALAADYRVVADTAGFNTSFAGVALTADSGVSWTLPRVIGPGRAADLLLFPRTIKAQEAYELGIANRLVPSTELPGQAEKIARALAEGPTVAYAAIKEAVAYGFSHSLAETLDKEDELQTRAGSSQDHAIAVQAFVNKETPKYLGR, encoded by the coding sequence ATGGCCGACACCGTGCTCTACGAGGTGAGCGACGGGCTCGCGACGATCACGATCAACCGTCCCGAGGCGATGAACGCGCTCGACATCGCGACGAAGGTCGCGCTGCGGGAGGCGGTGGAATCCGCGGCCGGTGACGGAGCCGTACGGGCGGTGCTGCTGACCTCGACCGGGGAGCGGGCGTTCTGTGTGGGACAGGACCTCAAGGAACACATCGGGCTGCTGGCCGAGGGCTCGACGAAGGTCATGAGCACGGTCGCGGAGCACTACAACCCGATCGTGCGGGCGCTGACGCAGATGCCGAAGCCTGTGGTGGCCGGGGTGAACGGCGTCGCGGCCGGGGCCGGCTTCGGACTGGCGCTGGCGGCGGACTATCGGGTGGTGGCGGACACGGCGGGGTTCAACACGTCGTTCGCGGGGGTCGCGCTGACGGCGGACTCCGGGGTCTCGTGGACCCTCCCGCGCGTGATCGGGCCGGGGCGCGCCGCCGATCTGCTGCTCTTCCCGCGGACGATCAAGGCTCAGGAGGCGTACGAGCTGGGGATCGCGAACCGTCTCGTACCGTCCACCGAGCTGCCGGGCCAGGCCGAGAAGATCGCGCGGGCGCTGGCCGAGGGGCCGACGGTGGCCTACGCGGCGATCAAGGAAGCCGTCGCGTACGGGTTCTCGCACTCCCTGGCCGAGACGCTGGACAAGGAGGACGAGCTGCAGACGCGGGCGGGATCCTCGCAGGACCATGCGATCGCCGTGCAGGCCTTCGTGAACAAGGAGACGCCCAAGTACCTGGGGCGCTGA
- a CDS encoding Mrp/NBP35 family ATP-binding protein has protein sequence MVSEDAVREALATVNDPEINRPITELGMVKSVDIGADGAVAVAVYLTVSGCPMRETITQRVTDAVAAVEGVTGVDVTLDVMSDEQRKELATALRGGQTEREVPFAKPGSLTRVYAVASGKGGVGKSSVTVNLAAALAADGLKVGVVDADIYGHSVPRMLGADGRPTQVENMIMPPSAHGVKVISIGMFTPGNAPVVWRGPMLHRALQQFLADVYWGDLDVLLLDLPPGTGDIAISVAQLVPNAEILVVTTPQQAAAEVAERAGAIAVQTHQKIVGVVENMSGMPCPHCDEMVDIFGTGGGQMVADGLTKTTGATVPVLGSIPIDVRLREGGDDGKPVVLSDPDSPAGAALRAIAGKLGGRQRGLAGLSLGITPRNKF, from the coding sequence ATGGTTAGCGAAGACGCGGTGCGCGAGGCACTGGCGACGGTGAACGACCCCGAGATCAACCGACCCATCACCGAACTGGGAATGGTCAAGTCGGTGGACATCGGCGCGGACGGAGCGGTCGCGGTCGCCGTCTACCTGACCGTGTCCGGCTGCCCGATGCGCGAGACGATCACCCAGCGTGTGACCGACGCCGTCGCGGCGGTCGAGGGCGTCACCGGTGTCGACGTCACGCTCGACGTGATGAGCGACGAGCAGCGCAAGGAGCTGGCGACGGCCCTGCGCGGAGGCCAGACCGAGCGCGAGGTCCCCTTCGCCAAGCCGGGCTCGCTCACGCGCGTGTACGCGGTCGCCTCCGGCAAGGGCGGCGTCGGCAAGTCCTCGGTGACAGTGAACCTGGCGGCGGCGCTGGCCGCGGACGGTCTCAAGGTGGGCGTCGTGGACGCCGACATCTACGGCCACTCCGTGCCCCGCATGCTGGGCGCCGACGGGCGTCCGACCCAGGTCGAGAACATGATCATGCCGCCGTCGGCGCACGGCGTGAAGGTCATCTCCATCGGCATGTTCACCCCGGGCAACGCCCCGGTGGTGTGGCGCGGCCCGATGCTGCACAGGGCGCTTCAGCAGTTCCTCGCGGACGTGTACTGGGGTGACCTCGACGTCCTCCTCCTCGACCTTCCGCCGGGCACGGGCGACATCGCGATCTCCGTGGCCCAGCTGGTCCCGAACGCCGAGATCCTGGTCGTCACGACCCCGCAGCAGGCCGCCGCCGAGGTGGCCGAGCGGGCGGGTGCCATCGCCGTCCAGACCCACCAGAAGATCGTCGGCGTGGTCGAGAACATGTCGGGCATGCCCTGCCCGCACTGCGACGAGATGGTCGACATCTTCGGCACGGGCGGCGGCCAGATGGTCGCCGACGGCCTCACCAAGACGACCGGCGCGACGGTCCCGGTCCTCGGCTCCATCCCGATCGACGTCCGCCTGCGCGAGGGCGGCGACGACGGCAAGCCGGTCGTCCTGAGCGACCCGGACTCCCCGGCGGGCGCGGCCCTGCGGGCGATCGCGGGGAAGCTGGGCGGACGCCAGCGCGGCCTCGCGGGCCTGTCCCTGGGGATCACCCCGCGGAACAAGTTCTAG
- the sigE gene encoding RNA polymerase sigma factor SigE: MLRRFLGSAGRPKSVNDTAADHSHGEYATATFSTDADGQAWTPPTWEEIVSTHSGRVYRLAYRLTGNQHDAEDLTQEVFVRVFRSLSTYTPGTFEGWLHRITTNLFLDMVRRKQRIRFDALGEDAAERLPSREPSPQQVFNDAHFDADVQQALDTLAPEFRAAVVLCDIEGLSYEEIAATLGVKLGTVRSRIHRGRSQLRKALAHRSPEARAERRSFVPRVAALGGGGATA; this comes from the coding sequence GTGCTGCGGCGCTTCCTCGGATCGGCGGGTAGGCCGAAATCCGTGAACGACACCGCTGCTGACCACAGCCACGGCGAATACGCCACCGCGACCTTCTCCACCGACGCGGACGGGCAGGCCTGGACTCCTCCGACGTGGGAGGAGATCGTCAGCACGCACAGCGGCCGGGTCTACCGGCTCGCCTACCGCCTGACGGGCAACCAGCACGACGCCGAGGACCTCACTCAGGAGGTCTTCGTCCGCGTCTTCCGCTCCTTGTCGACGTACACGCCCGGCACCTTCGAGGGCTGGCTCCACCGCATCACCACCAACCTGTTCCTGGACATGGTCCGGCGCAAGCAGCGCATCCGCTTCGACGCCCTCGGCGAGGACGCGGCGGAGCGCCTGCCCAGCCGCGAGCCGTCGCCGCAGCAGGTCTTCAACGACGCGCACTTCGACGCGGACGTCCAGCAGGCTCTCGACACCCTGGCGCCCGAGTTCCGCGCCGCGGTCGTCCTGTGCGACATCGAAGGACTGTCGTACGAGGAGATCGCCGCGACCCTGGGTGTCAAGCTCGGCACGGTCCGCTCGCGGATCCACCGCGGCCGTTCCCAGCTGCGCAAGGCACTCGCGCACCGTTCGCCGGAGGCGCGGGCCGAGCGTCGCTCCTTCGTGCCCCGCGTCGCCGCTCTGGGGGGAGGGGGCGCGACCGCGTGA
- a CDS encoding DivIVA domain-containing protein, with product MVMFLFLVVALAVVVAAVTLAVVGGGETGPLPEAAPERLQDPLPLERPVNRADVEALRFPLAARGYRMGDVDDALSRLGAELAERDARIADLESALAGAQAVTRGAPVSQVSMEKPAEGPEEQR from the coding sequence ATGGTTATGTTCTTGTTCCTCGTCGTCGCGCTCGCCGTCGTGGTCGCCGCGGTGACGCTCGCCGTGGTGGGCGGCGGCGAGACAGGCCCCCTGCCCGAGGCCGCCCCGGAGCGGCTCCAGGACCCCCTCCCGCTGGAGCGCCCGGTCAACCGCGCCGATGTCGAGGCCCTTCGCTTCCCGCTCGCCGCCCGCGGCTACCGCATGGGCGACGTGGACGACGCCCTCAGCCGCCTCGGCGCCGAGCTCGCCGAACGCGACGCCCGTATCGCCGACCTGGAGTCCGCCCTGGCCGGCGCCCAGGCCGTCACGCGCGGCGCGCCCGTCTCGCAGGTGTCCATGGAGAAGCCCGCCGAGGGTCCGGAGGAGCAGCGGTGA
- a CDS encoding magnesium transporter MgtE N-terminal domain-containing protein codes for MAGGVPRIFVSHLAGVAVFDPNGDQVGRVRDLVVMLRVGRRPPRVLGLVVELSTRRRIFLPMTRVTSIESGQVITTGVLNVRRFEQRPTERLVFGELLDRRVTLVEAKEEVTVLDVSVQQLPARRDWEIDRVFVRKGGKGGAFRRKGETLTVEWSAVTGFSLEEHGQGAESLLATFEQLRPADLANVLHHLSPKRRAEVAAALDDDRLADVLEELPEDDQIEILGKLKEERAADVLEAMDPDDAADLLSELPEEDQERLLSLMEPADAADMRRLMSYEEHTAGGLMTTEPIVLRPDATVADALARVRNADLSPALAAQVYVCRPPDETPTGKYLGTVHFQRLLRDPPYTLVSAIIDDDLQPLDPDAALPVVAGFFATYDMVAAPVVDDSGSLLGAVTVDDVLDHMLPEDWRETEFHLDEDEVTPHGS; via the coding sequence ATGGCAGGGGGTGTCCCCAGGATCTTCGTCTCGCACCTCGCCGGAGTCGCCGTCTTCGATCCGAACGGCGACCAGGTGGGCCGGGTGCGCGACCTGGTCGTCATGCTGCGCGTCGGACGGAGACCACCGAGGGTGCTCGGCCTCGTCGTCGAACTGTCGACCCGGCGCCGTATCTTCCTGCCCATGACCCGCGTGACCAGCATCGAGTCCGGCCAGGTCATCACCACCGGGGTGCTCAACGTCCGCCGCTTCGAGCAGCGGCCCACCGAGCGCCTGGTCTTCGGCGAGCTCCTGGACCGGCGCGTGACGCTCGTCGAGGCCAAGGAAGAGGTCACCGTCCTCGATGTGTCCGTGCAGCAGCTGCCGGCCCGCCGGGACTGGGAGATCGACCGCGTCTTCGTCCGCAAGGGCGGCAAGGGCGGTGCCTTCCGCCGCAAGGGCGAGACGCTGACCGTCGAGTGGTCCGCGGTCACCGGCTTCTCCCTGGAGGAGCACGGACAGGGCGCCGAGAGCCTCCTCGCCACCTTCGAGCAGCTCCGCCCCGCCGACCTGGCGAACGTCCTGCACCACCTCTCCCCCAAGCGCCGCGCGGAGGTCGCCGCGGCCCTCGACGACGACCGGCTGGCCGACGTCCTCGAAGAGCTCCCCGAGGACGACCAGATCGAGATCCTCGGCAAGCTCAAGGAGGAGCGGGCCGCGGACGTGCTGGAGGCCATGGACCCGGACGACGCGGCCGACCTGCTCTCCGAACTCCCCGAGGAGGACCAGGAGCGGCTGCTGAGCCTGATGGAGCCCGCCGACGCGGCCGACATGCGGCGCCTGATGTCCTACGAGGAGCACACGGCCGGCGGTCTGATGACGACCGAGCCGATCGTCCTGCGGCCGGACGCCACCGTCGCCGACGCCCTCGCCCGGGTCCGCAACGCCGACCTGTCGCCCGCCCTCGCCGCCCAGGTCTACGTCTGCCGTCCGCCCGACGAGACGCCGACCGGCAAGTACCTCGGCACGGTCCACTTCCAGCGCCTGCTGCGGGACCCGCCGTACACCCTGGTCAGCGCGATCATCGACGACGACCTCCAGCCCCTGGACCCGGACGCCGCGCTGCCGGTCGTCGCCGGGTTCTTCGCGACGTACGACATGGTGGCGGCGCCCGTCGTGGACGACTCCGGGTCGCTGCTGGGCGCGGTGACCGTGGACGACGTACTGGACCACATGCTGCCGGAGGACTGGCGTGAGACCGAGTTCCACCTCGACGAGGACGAGGTGACTCCGCATGGCTCCTGA